A genome region from Mesorhizobium sp. B2-1-8 includes the following:
- a CDS encoding zinc-binding alcohol dehydrogenase family protein, giving the protein MKAVVCRRPGELVLESRPDPGMPSAGWVLVGISHIGICGTDYHIFEGKHPYLAYPRIMGHELSGTVLMVGEGANIELGEKVVINPYLHCGKCTACRQGKQNCCVSIEVLGVHRDGGMCDQLLVPAANLYPVVGLSLSDAAAVEFLAIGAHAVRRSMLSAGTRTLVIGAGPIGLGTALFARLAGQTVTIMDTSRERLDFAEDQLGFPVIDGAAASPGDLVRGRTDGDCFDLVFDATGSKVSIEAAFTYVAHGGTMVMVSVIKDDITFSDPEFHKREMTLIGSRNALTTDFDRVMAAIRTGAIPLAKLVTHRTTLQDSPRYIAQWANEKSGLIKAVIENR; this is encoded by the coding sequence ATGAAAGCGGTGGTGTGCCGTAGACCGGGTGAACTGGTCCTCGAAAGCCGTCCTGACCCGGGCATGCCCTCCGCCGGCTGGGTGCTGGTGGGCATAAGCCATATCGGCATATGTGGCACCGACTACCACATCTTCGAGGGCAAGCATCCCTACCTCGCATACCCCCGGATCATGGGCCACGAACTCTCGGGGACGGTACTGATGGTCGGTGAGGGGGCCAATATCGAGCTTGGCGAGAAGGTTGTCATCAACCCATATCTGCACTGCGGCAAATGTACTGCCTGCCGGCAGGGCAAGCAGAATTGCTGCGTCTCAATAGAGGTGCTGGGTGTGCATCGCGATGGCGGCATGTGTGATCAATTGCTGGTGCCGGCGGCGAATCTCTATCCGGTAGTCGGCCTTTCGCTCTCCGATGCGGCGGCTGTCGAATTCCTCGCCATCGGCGCGCATGCGGTAAGGCGGTCGATGCTTTCGGCGGGAACGCGCACGCTGGTCATCGGCGCTGGCCCCATTGGCCTCGGCACAGCCTTGTTTGCACGGCTTGCCGGACAGACGGTCACGATCATGGACACGAGCCGCGAGCGGTTGGATTTTGCGGAGGATCAATTGGGTTTCCCCGTCATCGACGGTGCTGCGGCGTCGCCCGGCGATCTGGTGAGGGGCCGCACGGACGGCGATTGCTTCGACCTGGTCTTTGACGCAACCGGCAGCAAGGTTTCCATTGAGGCCGCGTTCACCTACGTGGCGCATGGCGGCACCATGGTAATGGTGAGCGTCATCAAGGATGACATTACCTTTTCCGATCCGGAATTCCACAAACGCGAAATGACGCTGATCGGCAGCCGCAACGCCCTGACCACGGATTTCGACCGCGTCATGGCGGCGATCCGCACCGGTGCTATTCCGCTTGCCAAGCTGGTGACGCATCGCACGACGCTGCAAGACAGCCCCCGCTACATCGCCCAATGGGCAAATGAGAAATCGGGGCTCATAAAAGCTGTCATTGAAAACCGGTAG
- a CDS encoding iron-containing alcohol dehydrogenase, which yields MNLLTALRLPREILFGKGQRQALPVVAGRYGRRALVCTDERFAGTAVFAEIMASLQAASIDVLVHDGVLPDVPRDSVAVCVEEARGFGPDMVIGIGGGSCLDFAKCAALLISHGGELQDYYGEFKVPGPMLPLIAVPTTAGTGSEVTPVAVISDPDRTLKVGISSPHLIAAVAICDPELTMTCPPGLTAIAGADALTHAIEAFTAMRRDGDFSLPQRHVFIGKTPLTDHFALLAIKLLGRSLEKACTDGGDAEARADVMMGALAAGCAFGTAGTAAAHAVQYPAGALTHTPHGLGVATMMPYVMSYNSRVAAAEIAEIGIALSLEPHGRSADELAGATIEEIRRLFAAIGITPTLAGLGLPPDKLDWTAEQALGIDRLIKNNPRPFDLAAMRRLVQAAYDGDLNACAM from the coding sequence ATGAACCTTCTCACAGCCCTCCGGCTCCCGCGCGAAATTCTGTTCGGAAAGGGCCAACGCCAGGCATTGCCGGTCGTGGCCGGTCGCTACGGCCGACGCGCCCTGGTCTGCACAGACGAGCGTTTCGCCGGCACGGCTGTGTTCGCCGAAATCATGGCATCCTTGCAGGCAGCGTCGATCGACGTGCTGGTTCACGACGGTGTCCTCCCGGACGTGCCGCGCGATTCGGTGGCGGTCTGCGTCGAGGAAGCGCGGGGCTTTGGGCCCGATATGGTGATCGGGATTGGCGGCGGCAGCTGTCTCGATTTCGCCAAATGCGCCGCCTTGCTGATCAGCCATGGCGGCGAGCTCCAAGACTACTACGGCGAGTTCAAGGTTCCGGGGCCGATGCTGCCGCTCATCGCCGTGCCGACCACTGCGGGCACAGGATCCGAGGTGACACCAGTCGCGGTGATATCCGATCCGGACCGGACGCTCAAAGTCGGGATATCGAGCCCCCATCTCATTGCCGCCGTTGCCATCTGCGACCCCGAACTGACAATGACCTGTCCGCCTGGCCTGACGGCGATCGCCGGCGCCGACGCGCTCACGCATGCGATCGAGGCCTTCACGGCCATGCGCCGGGACGGGGACTTCAGCCTGCCGCAGCGCCACGTCTTCATCGGCAAGACGCCGCTGACCGACCATTTCGCGCTGCTGGCCATCAAACTGCTCGGCCGCAGCCTGGAGAAGGCGTGCACTGACGGCGGCGACGCTGAGGCGCGCGCCGACGTGATGATGGGAGCGCTGGCGGCCGGTTGCGCGTTCGGCACCGCCGGCACGGCGGCGGCGCACGCGGTGCAATACCCGGCCGGCGCGCTCACACATACGCCGCATGGGCTGGGGGTGGCGACAATGATGCCTTATGTCATGAGCTACAACAGCCGTGTGGCCGCGGCGGAGATCGCCGAGATAGGGATTGCTCTTAGCCTTGAGCCGCACGGTCGAAGCGCGGACGAACTGGCGGGCGCGACCATCGAGGAGATCAGGCGTTTGTTTGCGGCGATCGGTATCACTCCGACGCTGGCCGGTCTGGGGCTTCCGCCCGACAAGCTCGACTGGACCGCCGAGCAGGCGCTCGGCATCGATCGCCTGATCAAGAACAACCCGCGCCCATTCGACCTCGCCGCCATGCGCCGCCTTGTCCAGGCTGCCTATGACGGCGATCTCAACGCCTGCGCCATGTGA
- a CDS encoding GntR family transcriptional regulator, giving the protein MQPVILSNGEAPTGAGRIQRASSLAEDVYEAIFAQLMSLKIAPGSRITVDNLVKEFDVSHTPIREALGRLEGEGLVLKTHLIGYRAAPQITRRRFDELYEMRLLLEPHGAAKAAAAMDEAKLGTLLEAAGVMSRREGKDERLRYSNFARQDAIFHDKIMEYAENELIRETLGYQHTHFHIFRLMYHSRVTEEALDEHEAILAAFGAADPDAAAKAMRAHIEHSRDRLLPAFD; this is encoded by the coding sequence ATGCAACCCGTCATTTTGAGCAATGGTGAAGCACCCACGGGAGCGGGTCGCATCCAGCGCGCGAGCAGCCTGGCCGAGGACGTCTACGAAGCCATCTTCGCGCAGCTGATGTCGCTGAAGATCGCACCCGGTTCACGCATCACCGTCGACAATCTGGTCAAGGAGTTCGACGTTTCCCATACGCCGATCCGCGAGGCGCTCGGGCGTCTCGAAGGCGAAGGCCTGGTCCTGAAGACGCATCTGATCGGATACCGCGCCGCACCGCAGATCACCCGGCGCCGTTTCGACGAATTGTACGAGATGCGTCTCCTGCTCGAACCGCACGGCGCGGCGAAGGCCGCTGCCGCGATGGACGAGGCCAAGCTCGGCACACTGCTGGAGGCAGCAGGCGTGATGTCGCGCCGCGAGGGCAAGGACGAGCGCCTGCGCTATTCAAATTTCGCCAGGCAGGACGCGATCTTCCACGACAAGATCATGGAATATGCCGAAAACGAGCTCATTCGCGAGACGCTGGGTTATCAACACACCCACTTCCACATATTCCGCCTGATGTACCACTCCCGCGTGACCGAGGAGGCGCTGGACGAACATGAGGCGATCCTGGCCGCGTTCGGCGCGGCCGATCCCGATGCCGCCGCCAAAGCAATGCGCGCCCACATCGAGCACTCGCGCGATCGCCTGCTGCCGGCCTTCGATTGA
- a CDS encoding DJ-1/PfpI family protein: MSGKKILMLTGEFTEEYEIFVYQQAMEAVGHTVHVVCPDKKAGDLIKTSLHDFEGDQTYTEKLGHFQVINKTFSEAEKQLDQYHAVYCAGGRGPEYIRTDKRVQAMLRHFHDTRKPIFTICHGVQILIAVDGVVRGKKVGALAACEPEVTLAGGTYVDLSPTEAYVDGTMVSAKGWTALAAFIRECLTVLGTEIRHS, translated from the coding sequence ATGTCAGGCAAGAAAATATTGATGCTCACCGGCGAGTTCACCGAGGAATACGAGATCTTCGTCTACCAGCAGGCGATGGAAGCCGTCGGTCACACCGTCCATGTGGTATGCCCGGACAAGAAGGCCGGAGACCTCATCAAGACCTCCCTGCACGACTTCGAGGGCGACCAGACATACACCGAAAAGCTCGGCCATTTTCAGGTGATCAACAAGACGTTTTCGGAGGCGGAAAAGCAGCTCGATCAATACCACGCCGTATACTGCGCTGGCGGCCGCGGCCCGGAATACATCCGCACCGACAAACGGGTGCAAGCCATGCTGCGCCACTTCCACGACACCCGGAAGCCGATTTTCACCATCTGCCATGGGGTCCAGATTCTGATTGCCGTGGACGGCGTCGTGCGCGGCAAGAAGGTAGGCGCGCTCGCCGCTTGCGAACCGGAAGTGACGTTGGCAGGCGGAACCTATGTCGACCTTTCGCCGACGGAGGCCTATGTCGATGGCACCATGGTTTCCGCAAAGGGCTGGACCGCTCTAGCCGCCTTCATTCGCGAATGCCTCACGGTGCTCGGGACTGAAATCCGGCATAGCTGA
- a CDS encoding sugar ABC transporter substrate-binding protein: MMHRRLLGGLAIAIAFAMPASAADKIKVGLITKFPVPFYSTMEDAAKKYAAAHPEIELVTGQGQAATDIEGQIALIESMITQGVKGLAITPVDPTVAPALDKAVAAGIKVVLVDNSIPNWKGQTALVSTNNLNGGKIAGEYLKTVLKSGDKIGILQGVPGVPALDDRVTGMMEGLGDVKVDVVGKGATNCTLELGTSVAEDILTANPDLKAIYSACGPPIPGAVKSISNAGIAKHKLILVGFDACCGEIEAIKSGAEDASVAQFPAKMGELGIDTVVKAIRGEPVEANVDTGAGLVTLQNVKDFE; encoded by the coding sequence CTGATGCACAGAAGACTATTGGGAGGACTTGCGATTGCCATCGCATTCGCAATGCCTGCTTCGGCCGCCGACAAGATCAAGGTCGGCCTGATCACGAAATTCCCGGTGCCATTCTATTCGACCATGGAGGATGCGGCCAAAAAATACGCCGCCGCCCATCCTGAGATCGAGCTGGTCACCGGCCAGGGCCAGGCGGCCACGGACATCGAGGGCCAGATCGCTTTGATCGAGTCCATGATCACGCAAGGCGTGAAGGGCCTGGCAATCACGCCGGTCGATCCGACAGTTGCCCCGGCGCTCGACAAGGCCGTCGCCGCCGGCATCAAGGTGGTGCTCGTGGACAACAGCATTCCGAACTGGAAGGGCCAGACGGCGCTGGTTTCGACGAACAATCTCAATGGCGGCAAGATCGCCGGAGAATATCTGAAAACCGTTCTCAAGAGCGGCGACAAGATCGGTATCCTGCAAGGCGTACCGGGCGTTCCGGCGCTGGATGATCGCGTCACCGGCATGATGGAAGGGCTCGGCGACGTCAAGGTCGACGTGGTCGGCAAGGGCGCCACCAACTGCACGCTTGAACTCGGCACCTCGGTTGCGGAAGACATTCTGACAGCCAATCCCGATCTCAAGGCGATCTATTCTGCCTGCGGTCCGCCCATCCCCGGTGCCGTCAAGTCGATCAGCAATGCCGGCATCGCCAAACACAAGCTCATCCTGGTTGGCTTCGATGCCTGCTGCGGTGAAATCGAAGCGATAAAGTCTGGCGCGGAAGACGCCAGCGTTGCGCAATTCCCGGCAAAGATGGGTGAACTTGGCATCGACACCGTCGTCAAGGCCATTCGCGGTGAACCCGTCGAAGCCAATGTCGATACCGGCGCCGGGCTCGTCACGCTGCAGAACGTCAAGGACTTCGAATAG
- a CDS encoding ATP-binding cassette domain-containing protein codes for MTAPAAEARSPGTSDHPVLAVSGATKRFGSVMALDDVSIEVRRGEILGLLGDNGAGKSTLTKCISGVHQLDAGAIVLDGLPAQIRSPADARFAGIETVYQDLALFDNLTPGQNFFAGRELAGPQWLPRGLRFLQQRRMDAETRILLERLKVTLPRLDAVVAMMSGGQRQAIAVARSTVFARKVVILDEPTAALGLRESRQVLNLVATLRDQGNAVILITHNMEHVIELADRAVVLRQGRKVGELVPTKDNKQELVSMIVGA; via the coding sequence GGTGCAACCAAGCGCTTCGGCTCTGTCATGGCGCTCGACGATGTCAGCATCGAGGTGCGGCGAGGCGAAATTCTGGGGCTACTCGGTGACAATGGCGCCGGGAAATCGACGCTGACCAAATGCATCAGTGGCGTCCATCAGCTCGACGCCGGCGCGATCGTGCTGGACGGGTTGCCCGCGCAGATACGCTCGCCGGCCGACGCGCGCTTTGCCGGCATCGAGACCGTCTATCAGGACCTGGCGCTGTTCGACAATCTGACGCCGGGGCAGAACTTCTTCGCCGGCCGCGAACTCGCCGGTCCGCAATGGCTGCCGCGCGGCCTGCGTTTCCTGCAGCAGCGCAGGATGGACGCCGAAACCCGGATCCTGCTGGAAAGGCTGAAGGTGACGCTGCCCCGGCTGGACGCGGTCGTCGCCATGATGTCGGGTGGACAAAGACAGGCCATCGCCGTGGCGAGGTCCACGGTCTTCGCCCGCAAGGTCGTCATCCTTGACGAGCCGACGGCAGCCCTTGGACTGCGTGAATCGCGTCAGGTTCTCAATCTGGTGGCGACGCTTCGCGACCAGGGCAACGCCGTCATTCTGATCACCCACAATATGGAGCACGTCATCGAGCTCGCCGACCGTGCGGTGGTCCTGCGCCAGGGCCGCAAGGTCGGCGAACTGGTGCCAACCAAGGACAACAAGCAGGAGTTGGTTTCCATGATCGTGGGGGCCTGA